aaacaaaagctCTACGATGAATTTTTACGGTGGATGTGTCGAAGGTATCGTAAATTTTGATACGCGAGGTGCGACTTTCACTTTCTACACCTTCATATTCATCGCATCGTTGTATATGATATACAACGCCAAGCTCGCATTTTTAACATTACTTTTCCCACGATCAATCGACGTAGTTGCATGGCCCGTGCAACGGAAATTTTCACGTTGTAGACAGGTTCAGAAGTCGTGCAACGAACATAGAGATCCATTTAAAAATGCGAGCTTGGCTAATGGATATTaaagtttcgatttgatcggTGCATTATTGTGCTACTGACGCAAGCAGAATATCAGAAAACGAAATATTACAGTCAGTGAAAGTTCAGCTTAATTAACAGAACCAAAATCAACCATGCATGAAATTCGTTACAGACGCAGTTATATTGACTCAGTCTCCAAGCATTTCACAGTACACCACTCTCAGCTAAAAGGCATTTTGGACGACTGCTTAGGATCGTCAAATCGTCGGCTTATAATTTGCAAGAGATATTTACTTGTCCAGAGAGCAAGAGGCACAGTATTTACTAACGCGACTAAAATGTGTCTCTTCCATCTTTTTCGCCAAACAGCCATAGCAGCCATGTTCTGATAGCGAGTCACGATGGCCAGAGATACGCTGGAGAAAAACCACTCAACCACCAGTGCAATTGAGGTTCTCAAagcaaattcaacaaacaGATGCAAAGGGAAATCGCCTTCTATGTAAACCCATTGATATAAGAACCAAACACCATTAACACACAAAATGGCAGCTGCTTCATACAACATGCTGATAATGACGATATCAGCCATAAGTCTCTCACAGCGTGGAGTACGAAAATGTCCCCAAGGAGCTGATGATCGTTTCCAAATCACGTTGCAAATATGATCAATAAAGACTATTGCACTTCTTTCAATGACCTCTGCGCTGCCGTGAATTATTCCAATAGTAGCTATCGATTTGAGACTGTCAAGATCGGCTTGTAAAACCCGAAAATTTATGGCTATAAAAAAGTACGAAGGTACCAGTAAAACATAAGAATATCCCGGATGTGTAATATTCCATAACCTCTGAACACAAATCCGGGAGATCACCTTAAGGATAACTCCAGTTAGAGGAGAAAAAAGCGCAATCATATTCTTCCTTTTGTCGTTTACGTTGTTATACCAAGGATAAATAAAAGTCGTTATGAGAATACCAAGGACAGAAGAGGAAAAGCTCggcaatattattttcaaaaataaatgcaaccGCCGTCCATTTGAGAGCGCTCGAAGGTGATTTACAATCAAATAAATTTGCCCGATTGCACTGATTAAGAAAATAGCGTTGCTTGGAAGTTTCTGTAATCTGGAGAGCTTCATGTGAGATATctggaagatttgaaaggcCAGACGATAAAGCGCATCTaaacaaaaaaggcaaaaggtAACCAAagcacattttcttttcaccccACTTAACTGGTATGGGCGAAAGAGGAACAGCATATTCATCAGGAACCACAtgtaaaggaaaataacagCTATCAGCGTAGAAATTGTTCTCatccattttattttcacagGAATGGACTCTCCTGGACGTTTGAAAGTTTGATAAGTAACATAAGTAATCGAACTGTACAATACGCCTATAGTGGTAGCAGCAAAGATTGAAATGGAAGCTCCAATGTATAGTGACTTGCAAATTGTGGCAAGTGCAGATGGTCGGAGTCGTTTCCAAGCCATTGCTGTATCTGCTTCGACAAGTGGCTGACTTTCTTGCATTCCTTCGTTTTCATTTGGCAAACATGCGTCGTTCAATCGTACTCTAAACCCACTCGCAGCTAGGTAGTGTGACGTTGTGTCTTGTCTGTCGCTGTATTCTTGATAAATCATTTCAtcaacaggaaagaaattccATTCACGACCAGTGAGTCCAAAAGTATTGTAACCAAATAACTCAGGGGTGAATTCAGCCTCGTCTGGGCTGTAATGCCCTGCCACACCACGGGTTAAGCTAAACACTATGTCACTAACCAGTTCTAAAAGTGTACGGCTACTCATCATTCCAACTGAAGATT
This portion of the Acropora palmata chromosome 13, jaAcrPala1.3, whole genome shotgun sequence genome encodes:
- the LOC141864431 gene encoding uncharacterized protein LOC141864431; its protein translation is MMSSRTLLELVSDIVFSLTRGVAGHYSPDEAEFTPELFGYNTFGLTGREWNFFPVDEMIYQEYSDRQDTTSHYLAASGFRVRLNDACLPNENEGMQESQPLVEADTAMAWKRLRPSALATICKSLYIGASISIFAATTIGVLYSSITYVTYQTFKRPGESIPVKIKWMRTISTLIAVIFLYMWFLMNMLFLFRPYQLSGVKRKCALVTFCLFCLDALYRLAFQIFQISHMKLSRLQKLPSNAIFLISAIGQIYLIVNHLRALSNGRRLHLFLKIILPSFSSSVLGILITTFIYPWYNNVNDKRKNMIALFSPLTGVILKVISRICVQRLWNITHPGYSYVLLVPSYFFIAINFRVLQADLDSLKSIATIGIIHGSAEVIERSAIVFIDHICNVIWKRSSAPWGHFRTPRCERLMADIVIISMLYEAAAILCVNGVWFLYQWVYIEGDFPLHLFVEFALRTSIALVVEWFFSSVSLAIVTRYQNMAAMAVWRKRWKRHILVALVNTVPLALWTSKYLLQIISRRFDDPKQSSKMPFS